cccattttagaaaaaaagacaccccaaggtattctgttaggtgtatgacgagttcatagaagattttattttttgtcaaaagttagcggaaattgatttttattgggtttttttcacaaagtgtcatttttcactaacttgtgacaaaaaaaaaaatcttctatgaactcgccatacacctaacagaataccttggggtgtcttctttctaaaatggggtcacttgtggggttcctatactgccctggcattttaggggccctaaaccgcgaggagtagtctagaaaacaaatgcctcaaaatgacccgtgaataggacgttgggccccttagcgcacctaggctgcaaaaaagtgtcacacatgtggtaccgccgtactcaggaaaagtagtataatgtgttttggggtgtatttttacacatacccatgctgggtgggagaaatttctatgtaaatggtcaattgtgtgtaaaacaaatcaaacaattgtcatttacagagatatttctcccacttagcatgggtatgtgtaaaaatacaccccaaaacacattatactacttctcctgagtacggcggtaccacatgtgtggcacttttttacaccctaagtacgctaaggggcccaaagtccaatgagtacctttaggatttcacaggtcattttgcgacatttggtttcaagactactcctcacggtttagggcccctaaaatgccagggcagtatagtaaccccacaaatgaccccattctagaaagaagacacccaaaggtattccgttaggagtatggtgagttcatagaagattttattttttgtcaaaagttagcggaaaattgatttttattgtttttttcacaaagtgtcattttctactaacttttgacaaaaaataaaatcttctatgaactcaccatactcctaacggaataccttggggtgtcttctttttaaaatggggtcatttgtggggttcctatactgaactggcattttaggggccctaaaccgtgaggagtagtctggaaatcaaattccgcaaaatgacctgtgaaatcctaaaggtactcattggactttgggccctttagcgcagttagggtgcaaaaaagtgccacacatgtggtattgccatactcgggagaagtagtacaatgtgttttggggtgtatttttacacatacccatgctgggtgggagaaatacctctgtaaatgacaatcttttgatttttttacacacaattgtccatttacagagttatttctcccacccagcatgggtatgtgtaaaaatacaccccaaaacacattgtactacttctcccgagtacggcgataccacatgtgtggcacttttttgcaccctaactgcgctaaagggcccaaagtccaatgagtacctttaggatttcacaggtcattttgcggaatttgatttccagactactcacggtttagggcccctaaaatgccagggcagtataggaaccccacaaatgaccccattttagaaagaagacacctcaaggtattccgttaggagtatggtgagttcatagaagattttattttttgtcacaagttagtggaaaatgacactttgtgaaaaaaacaataaaaatcaattttccgctaacttttgacaaaaaataaaatcttctatgaactcaccatactcctaacggaataccttggggtgtcttctttctaaaatggggtcatttgtggggttcctatactgccctggcattttaggggccctaaaccgtgaggagtagtctggaaatcaaattccgcaaaatgacttgtgaaatcctaaaggtactcattggactttgggccctttagcgcagttagggtgcaaaaaagtgccacacatgtggtatcgccgtactcgggagaagtagtacaatgtgttttggggtgtatttttacacatacccatgctgggtgggagaaataactctgtaaatggacaattgtgtgtaaaaaaatgaaaaaattgtcatttacagagatatttctcccacccagcatgggtatgtgtaaaaatacaccccaaaacacattctactacttctcttgagtacggcaataccacatgtgtggcacttttttgcagcctaactgcgctaaggggcccaaagtccaatgagcacctttaggctttacaggggtgcttacaaattagcaccccccaaaatgcgaggacagtaaacacaccccacaaatgaccccattttggaaagtagacacttcaaggtattcatagaggggcatggtgagtccgtggcagatttcatttttttttgtcgcaagttagaagaaatggattctttttttttttctttttttttgtcacaaagtgtcattttccgcttacttgtgacaaaaaataatatcttctatgaactcactatgcctctcagtgaatactttggaaaaaatggcaaaattcactttttgcaccatagtttgtaaacgctataacttttacccaaaccaataaatatacactgaatggttttttttaatcaaaaacatgtttgtccacatttttcgcgttgcatgtatacagaaattttactttatttgaaaattgtcagcacagaaagttaaaaaaataatttttttgccaaaattcatgtcttttttgatgaatataataaaaagtaaaaatcgcaggagcaatcaaatagcaccaaaagaaagctttattagtgacaagaaaaggagccaaaattcatttaggtggtaggttgtatgagcgagcaataaaccgtgaaagctgcagtggtctgaatggaaaaaaagtggccggtccttaaggggtagaaagactgtggtcctcaagtggttaaagggaatgtccaagcaaaattaaaaaatgagtttcacttacctggggcttctaccagccccatgcagccatcctgtgccctcgtagccactcactgctgctccagtcccccgctggcagcttgccgacctcggaggtcggcgggacgcattgcgtacatttttacgcattcccgctagtgcaggaacattaacacattcgtttttacgcattactggttcaatgcgtaacaatttacgcattgaaccagtaacacgtaaaaatgtatgtgttaatgttcctgcagtagcgggaatgcgtaaaaatgtacgcaatgcgtcccgacgacctccgaggtcggcaagctgccagcgggagactggagcagcagtgagtgactacgagggcacaggatggctgcatggggctggtagaagccccaggtaagtgaaactcatttttttattttgcttgaaccttccctttaagtgcctgATCTGCATACCATTACTTCTGCTTGCAGTCATCTGACTCTCATCTGGATTGCATCATcctccaggcctcaggtgactattatacTTGTGATACTGTGCCTTGTATGATTGTTATTGGTTCTGTTTGGtggatactatctgtcagtctgtatgctacatctacctgcagggataTTGTAGTTCTGTgctaggtaggagtttgtgcaggtgttacgggctgggctataggtcggtcatatgggcatacagcctgacctatagtcattgaccagacaagcctgacaggtaTATCTGTTGGCTCAAAGGAGGGCAGTTTCtatgctaaattgcacccaggttgatggtgtaaaaattgcgccccctttgCCCCCACCCCGTGGACTCTCGAAcctttactctttagggacagtcacacagccacaggtcacaagtagatctgcctactaacTAGTGACCAACCGCTCACTCAGGAGGAAGCAggaaccaggaaaacacacaggcgaagagagcccgaaaagccgactcctccataggTGCCACGCATTGACAGCAAGCAGTACCACTATAGGACATCAGCTGTTATCACGTGGTGGTAGCGTGATATTGACTTGACGTCTTTCTAAAGTAAGCAACCATTATGTGGCCCACAAAGTAaagtaagccgattggaggaagcttacggaggcggggagggaagggacacaggtgggAAGCCgcactatagaggaggcgggggagcggcgatgaCTTACAGCCTTTGGTAAACAgctggctagcgacaatctgcgtgtttTTATTcaaacccacctctggttctctttaagggtacgGCCTTTGACTTAGGAGATCAGGGGTCAAATCCAGGTTAGGGTcagtccctattcagtaaggagtccttgagcaagactccctaacactgcatgaTAACCCTTACTggctgagggcttgtttccactgttgcgttgcgAATTTGCACGCGTTTGTAATATTTGGAGGAATGCGAATTCGTATCAGtgttgcgaattcgcatgcgtaatttcatgcgaattcgcatgcgaattcgcatgcgaacatTAAGAAGCGTTTTTAACACTTTCAATGCCTGTGATTCTGTAGAAGGAAGTTGTCATCACAGGAAAAGGATTACACATTCCTATAAAAGGTGTTGCCACGTGTGTTTGGTGTGGGAGTTTTAGTCGGTTGTGGTTTGAGGAGTTAGGAGAATGTCGGATTTGGAGGATCTTGTGCTTTTGTCTATGATGaacaatttgcaattttttaTGGAGAGgatgcggaggaggaggaggcaaccTCGTAGGAGACACCGCTTTTGGGTGCATCCTCTGGTGGTGGAGAGGCCTCTAAAAGGACAGTTTACGCTCCTTTATGAGGATATCCGTAGTCACCCGGTGAAGTTTTTCAACTATACACGGATGAGTACTAGCACGTAAGTAGAAAATGTATCTTAATTTGTTCAttaatgtaaaatgctgaaaagtatgtaacatttttgttttttttattttgcccagTTTTGATTACCTGCTGCAGACCTTGGGCGCACATTTACGGAGGCAGAATACCTGGTACCGTAATGCTGTGATCCCGGAGGAGAGACTTCTGCTTACGTTAAGGTGAGAAGGCGCCCTCTTACATTTATGTCATTGCCACATTGTTAAATGGTCGTCCTTACCATCCGCTATTTTGTCCATGCATGTCGCAAAAGCCTCTCTGTCTTCACTTCCACTAACATCATCAATGCAGCAGTTAAGGTGGAGAGGCTTTGGCCACGTGGAGGGACCACCCAGCAGTTGGCAAGGACTGGTTACTTTATATGACTTTAGATGGTGAACAAAGGACACAGGCAACATTAAAACAtaaatttttttaatataatgttTAGGTAACGTATTAAATAATAGTAAGTGCTATCTTGTGTTGTAATTTTTAATCAAACAAACACTTGCAAGTAgcacaacatgttggaaatagttccATTTTGGTCACATTGTCAAGCTTTGTAAACCAACACAAACACATAAAGCATAATACAAAGTGTACTCAACATATCTGCATCTGCTTTTCAGACTGCATTATTCATTGCTTATGTTGACTGGGTGTTAAATTTTAAACTTACAGTCCTCTCATGAAAGGGCCAGCAAGAGAAGTGTACTGCTACACCAATGGTGCTTGAACACATGTGCATGTTTTTCCTCACATAAGCAGATACATACACTTTAACTACTGAAGGAAAAACATTTTGCAGCCACGCAAGGAGCAGAGGCTGATGTTCCAATGTGAACATCATCTATCGACTTCGGCTCCACAACCTCCTTTCTTTGTGATCCCCGGATGTATACTGTGCGCTTATTTATTATGGCTTAGGCATATGAGCGTCTCAGGAGCCCCTTTCATTGCCTCCTGACCCAGTGTTGCGATGTAAGTCACTGTAATACACAGggaagggaggcaatgaaataggCTTCAGATCCCCTCACATGACTGTGCCGTAATACAGACAGACAGAGTCTGTGAGATGCGTTGTCAATGGGCCACTTTAATCGGCACAATCGTCATATAACAGAGGAAAGGCGGCATGGCCGCACCTACAGCTCAATCGCTATGTACGTCCACACAGCCATGAGGCAAACAATACAGACAGTACTTTTCTAACAGTAGTATTCACTATTTTTCTGTGCCTCCTGATTTTATTTTCTAACCTGCACTGTGTGCTACAATGCCGCACCACTTGGCCACATCCCACAGTGCAGTATACTTTCGGTGTCACTCTGCTGACCATGAAGTTGCAAGaaaggagtgacacaggaaggatCTTGTACGCTGGGATGTAGACATGCGGTGCGGGATGGTAGGATGCTGTGCAGCGCAGCAAAGAGAACCCTGCCCCACCttggggaaatgtatagggggagATCTGCTGCCAGGagcagcagcttcacagattgtaaaTTGTAGCATGCAGATTTGTTTGCACAATATGTTTGTAGTAAAGGCAGCCATGATAGTGATGGCTGTTTTCTTTGCATGTGATGGCAAATCAATCACTGTCTGACTTCACAAAATCATGATAACCAAACTACATATACGGACATTCACTCTGGTCCTGTAATACTTTACCTTTTGAATCTTTACAACACAAAACATTTTTAACTGAAAGTTTGTATGATGGCTTCGGTACATGCCTCTGTAGTGCACTCAACGGACTGTGCATAATGCAATTCCCAACTACATAATGAGACGAACAAAAGCAAATAAGAAAAATGTGGTAATTACTCCGTAGCATCATAATCAAACATGAATCTCGTCATCGAGAATTCTGTGGTTTGTGAAGCACAGGGTGCTGAAGGCCTATCTAAATTATGATATGAACGTGTTTCGGGAATTTGAGTGGGGTTCCTATGATACATTTCGCCCACATCTGCTCCCGTCCGAGAGGTAGATGATGTTTCTCTGTGTGGCCGCCCCATTGAATGCATCTGTGAGGGAGGCATGCTACTGTACGCTTGCCCTTGCTGTATCCATGAGTGTTGCGGCTCTGACCTATGAACTGGCATCGACTTATCAGACGGCCAGCACTCTTGGTATGTACCCTGATTGGGAACTCGAAAACTACTACCCTCTAAGTTGGACCCCTGCTTATTACCCTGGTTGCCATCACGGTCTTGCCGTGTTTTTGCTAGATATTTTTTAGCTGCATCAATGAATTCCCCATGTACATCGGCATAGTAACGTGGGTCAATGTCCATTAGGTAAGGCACCATTGAGTCTGTGATTTTGTAGGCCACATTCTCCTCGGGTGACCTTTGTCGCTCACGGTTTGATTTGAAGTGTTCCAAAATTTCTTGGTAAGTTTTGTTCATTTGTGCCAAATGTACATTCTCCTCCTCGTCCACTACGGCAGGCCTAACTCTTTTTGGTCGAGTTGCTGGTCTAGTCCGCGGTCTCACAGTGGTAAGTGAGGAGTGAGCACTCCCACTTGTATGAGTGGATGGCACCTCTGAAACATTGTCCCCAGCATCTGAGTTGCTGTTGGCAGAAGCACAAGTACTGTCGCTGTCGGCCTCCACATTAGTTGAAGTGGAAAAACTATCCTCTGTTctgaaaaacaaaagaaacaacAGATCCCAATGTATGATTGAGTATATGTGGCAACAGATCTGTACATTATGTAATTATCCAGCATCCATGGCAACACATATCTACGTGGAATGGGCATTGACATACACATGGGGGTACAGAGTATGGTTGACCTAGCCCTCGCACATGTTTTTGTTGTACAGCAAACGGTGCTTTCATGCATGATTAAAATGTTAGGTACGAGCTAAGCAGCTGTTAGGCCTCCCTCAGCCATACTATATATCTCACAGTGTGTGCCATTGTCAAATGTATGTGTGTTGTTAATGATCGTGGTTAAATGGTTGGGCAACCAATCGAAATATGAAATGTAACTTTACCTTCGTGGTTCATATATGGTACGCAGAAAGGACAACAATTCAAAGTTCTTGtaggtgggtggagctggagcagCACTCCCACTTTTCTCCAATTTCCTTAGTTTCGTCAATTCTTTTTTGTAAGTGTCCCTTACGGATCTCCACTTATTCATATAGAATTTTACTGTAGAGAAAAGATAACAAAACAGTACATTAATGGTACATTCCTTTTTCTCCATAGGTTTTTGGCCACTGGCCAATCATTTGCATCATTGCATTTCGCCTACCGCTTGGGAAAAACTACAATTTCAAACATTGTGAAGGACACGTGTCTGGTAATCTGGCGAGAACTTCATGCCACTTTTATGGCCGTCCCTAACCGCCAACGTTGGGAGGAGGTTTCAACTAAGTTTTGGGCAAAGTGTCGGTTTCCAAATTGCATTGGAGCAGTGGATGGCAAACATATCAGACTCGTGCACCCACCACACAGCGGTAGTCAgtattttaattataaaatttttttttccattgtccttATGGCAGTTGCTGATGCCGATTACAAATTTCTGTACATCGACGTTGGTGCATACGGAACAGCAAGTGATTCCCAGATCTTCAGGAACACCAACTTGTGCTATCGCATGGAGAATGGCACGCTGGACTTGCCGCAACCAAGTCCATGGCCTGGGACCAACAATCCTGCTTACCCCTACACCTTTGTGGGTGATGAGGCGTTTGCTTTATCCCGACATGTAATGCGCCCATACTCAGCCACTCGCTTGAATGACTGGACAAGACATTTTAATTACCGGTTAAGTATGGCCAGACGAGTGGTGGAATGTAGTTTTGGCATTTTGGCTAACAAATGGAGGGTGCTGCATACAGCTATCCAGTTGAAAGTGGAAAATGCGGTGTCTGTGGTGAAAGCTGCATGCATCCTTCACAATGTCGTGATAGACAAAGAAGGAATCTCGGTGGATGAAGTGAATGCACTTGAGGTTCCACCGCTAAGTGGCATCACTTGGAGTGGAGGTCAGCACACGAATGAGGCACTCAGAAATCGCGACTGTATGTCGCATTTCTTCCAAAACAGAGCTGGGAGATTGTAGACCtacatgcatttttttctggCTTTCTACTAATAAAATGTGCAAACATAACAATGTGTTTGACTGATTGAGTGAAAGCACTAACACTAACATATTCATATACATCATGCTTCTTGGTGCTGGGGTACTTAGACGTTACATTaaggcacatttcaccagtaatgaCATCAACCTATCTACGTATACTAACTGTAACCCCACCGCACAAATGGTAGGCATACATGACATCTGGCGGAAGTGCGTGTATTGGTTAGCCAACGTGCGCCACACGTGCTGCGTGATCATCCCCCCACTTATCGACTGCAGAACCGCTGGGTTGTGCTGTTGTTGCACTTCATAATCTATTTTCCAGGCACATCTATGCTATTCCACTACATGAGTCCCCTacaattgggggggaggggggaatgttaCCCCCAGGGTACGATCTACAGTGtgacagtacagtggcctgtggaAACCACGAGCCAAGCACCTGTCATTCACATTATGGGCCATTACTCATATAAAGCTATCACAATACACACAAAACATATTACAAGTGCACAGATCACCACTCACCTTCCAACTTTTTCTTTGACGATGACAAGTCCTCCCAATCCGGAGTGAATTCCTCTGCTATGTTGTGCCATGTCCTCTTAATAAGTGCTTTGTCCTTATAGCCTGGCAGCCTTTTATCATATATAAAAGGATTAGCATGTACCAAGGATACCAGGCTCTCAATAGTGTATTCCATGGCTGCCAGTCGCTTTGAAATACagacacaggaagcaggaaagaaGGCCTTGCTTGTGGGTAATTgtacaaaaggggaaaaaaaaaaaaattgaatgggAAACTTTATTGTACGCGttttcgtatgcgaattcgcatacaaatTCGCATGTAGTAACCGCATGCGAAATCCCTATCAAATACAttacatgcgaatcgcatgcgaatcgcatgcattccacacgcaggcgaaatcgttgcctcTTTTGAGCGTTTTTCCACCGCTACGAAAAACGCACAACGCCAACgcagaagtggaaacaggcccatccacttacatgacatgtgcgaatccgcatgcgttggacgcatgcggatttgcgatagtggaaacgagccctcaagcttgaatgcaaattgtatgcagcttggagatGGGCCAATCACAATGAGTAGGACATACACTGGATTTCCCCCAATTCCAAGCCacatacagtttgcattaaatTTTCATGTAAGCTGAAACTATTAGCACCTCATTGACTATTTCTGCTTGTCACCAGTGTTGGGGCCAATGCCCAGAAAAAGCAATCCGGATGAGAGCTGGGACCTACTATAAAGCGCAAATCAGTATCGCAATTGCCGGGCGCTTTTGTTAATGAGTTTTGCGGCATTTCTTAGAACCGTTCATGGCTTTTTGATGCGATTTCCATAGGTTCGGTAGAAAAGTGCTGC
This DNA window, taken from Hyperolius riggenbachi isolate aHypRig1 chromosome 3, aHypRig1.pri, whole genome shotgun sequence, encodes the following:
- the LOC137561600 gene encoding uncharacterized protein → MEYTIESLVSLVHANPFIYDKRLPGYKDKALIKRTWHNIAEEFTPDWEDLSSSKKKLEVKFYMNKWRSVRDTYKKELTKLRKLEKSGSAAPAPPTYKNFELLSFLRTIYEPRRTEDSFSTSTNVEADSDSTCASANSNSDAGDNVSEVPSTHTSGSAHSSLTTVRPRTRPATRPKRVRPAVVDEEENVHLAQMNKTYQEILEHFKSNRERQRSPEENVAYKITDSMVPYLMDIDPRYYADVHGEFIDAAKKYLAKTRQDRDGNQGNKQGSNLEGSSFRVPNQGTYQECWPSDKSMPVHRSEPQHSWIQQGQAYSSMPPSQMHSMGRPHRETSSTSRTGADVGEMYHRNPTQIPETRSYHNLDRPSAPCASQTTEFSMTRFMFDYDATE